A genomic stretch from Aedes albopictus strain Foshan chromosome 2, AalbF5, whole genome shotgun sequence includes:
- the LOC109621817 gene encoding zinc finger protein 82 homolog, translated as MAASVIKCDPVNVDQICRLCMSDENLGDVFNVEGLNQWISDLLSITISIDDRLSKAVCVMCRLQVTEFHRFKMRCSEVQHVLKNQYDGNAYETGSRIVASSEMGPSWEMRTERDEDAFAAIKIKEETNESTEASVSLENSAFDLESFHHTTVRDENAGTSYSIDIGDSISVENVKIETHANDGHDIQATAMANEDREDADINQNTNNSDHTCDICHKVYPSKVSLKCHKRAVHEPKNHACQLCGFQSSLPGDLKRHLKSKQHLANEMKSDKQQFQCDICEKVFPDRKKIRNHERVIHGPKRYSCPVCDKPFAIRNVMERHRQTHQSSAERREVRSAAETTINAVRSFKCNICQKMFKQKRHLANHQMCVHGPKQFECNICGCKFALRFHYNAHMQRHARHRDNTEDYNVLHRMRKEESANNDINLEGTSGEVDKAANSDSDQINQESAKCTECNKEFKSQNSLFLHFKYVHKEKLQCSLCSVKFVTQIRLTKHMLLKHKQEDGSFQPLKCEACDRVFPTTTQLSQHMVVHREKIFGCTLCSKSFYRHQHLTSHMRAHKDLGDGFIIPASVNRFECAICHKVYKNRKVMQLHIRKEHGSELHECSVCSKLFKERSSLSEHMMTHSAAERATEQLDIVIKEEPLLIDDDSNGASEFPSSSGFGVLR; from the exons ATGGCTGCATCGGTGATCAAATGCGATCCGGTAAATGTTGATCAAATCTGTCGATTGTGTATGTCCGATGAGAATCTTGGAGACGTGTTCAATGTCGAAGGTCTAAACCAATGGATATCGGATCTTCTTTCAATAACG ATATCTATCGATGATCGCCTGAGTAAAGCGGTCTGCGTGATGTGTCGATTACAAGTCACGGAGTTCCATCGCTTCAAAATGCGCTGCAGTGAAGTTCAGCATGTGCTGAAGAATCAGTATGATGGTAATGCTTACGAAACAGGAAGTCGGATTGTCGCTTCTTCAGAGATGGGACCTTCATGGGAAATGCGAACTGAGCGCGACGAGGATGCTTTCGCCGCGATCAAGATAAAAGAAGAAACCAACGAATCAACG GAAGCTTCAGTGTCTTTGGAAAATTCAGCCTTTGACCTGGAATCATTTCACCACACGACAGTCAGAGACGAAAACGCTGGAACCTCGTATTCAATCGACATTGGCGACAGTATTTCCGTagagaatgtaaaaattgaaacTCATGCAAATGATGGTCATGACATTCAAGCAACTGCGATGGCCAATGAAGATCGCGAAGACGCTGACATTAATCAGAATACGAATAATTCAGATCATACCTGCGATATTTGCCATAAAGTTTATCCATCCAAAGTGTCACTGAAGTGTCACAAAAGAGCTGTACATGAGCCAAAGAATCACGCGTGTCAGCTTTGCGGGTTTCAATCTTCGTTGCC TGGAGATTTGAAAAGGCATTTGAAATCCAAACAGCATTTGGCCAATGAAATGAAATCTGATAAGCAGCAATTTCAGTGTGATATATGTGAAAAGGTATTTCCGgacaggaaaaaaatccggaaccatgaaCGAGTGATTCATGGTCCCAAGAGATATTCATGTCCTGTTTGCGATAAGCCATTTGCAATTCG gaatgttaTGGAACGTCATAGGCAAACGCATCAATCTTCAGCAGAACGCCGTGAAGTAAGATCAGCTGCTGAAACAACAATCAATGCAGTCAGATCATTCAAGTGCAACATATGTCAAAAGATGTTCAAACAGAAAAGGCATTTAGCGAATCATCAAATGTGTGTTCACGGGCCAAAACAATTTGAGTGTAACATTTGTGGCTGTAAATTTGCTTTGCG ATTCCACTACAACGCACATATGCAGAGGCACGCACGACATCGTGATAACACGGAGGATTACAACGTACTGCATCGGATGAGAAAGGAGGAATCAGCCAACAACGATATAAATTTGGAGGGTACAAGCGGTGAAGTCGACAAAGCTGCTAATTCTGATTCGGATCAAATCAACCAGGAATCGGCCAAATGCACCGAATGCAACAAGGAATTCAAATCTCAGAATTCTCTGTTCTTACACTTCAAATATGTCCATAAAGAAAAGCTTCAGTGCAGCTTGTGCAGCGTTAAATTTGTAACTCA aaTACGTTTGACGAAGCATATGCTTTTAAAGCACAAACAAGAGGATGGCAGTTTTCAACCGTTGAAATGTGAAGCATGTGATAGAGTCTTCCCAACCACTACCCAATTGTCGCAGCACATGGTAGTGCATAGGGAAAAAATCTTCGGCTGCACCCTTTGCAGCAAATCATTCTACAGACA TCAACATCTAACGTCACACATGAGAGCCCATAAAGATCTGGGTGATGGTTTCATAATTCCTGCTAGCGTAAATCGCTTCGAGTGTGCAATATGCCATAAAGTGTATAAAAACCGGAAAGTGATGCAGCTGCACATTCGGAAAGAACATGGATCAGAGTTACACGAGTGTTCCGTTTGCAGCAAACTGTTCAAAGAACG ATCATCTTTGTCGGAACATATGATGACTCACAGTGCTGCAGAACGTGCCACTGAACAATTGGACATTGTGATAAAGGAAGAACCATTGCTAATAGATGATGATTCAAACGGTGCCTCAGAGTTTCCTAGTTCATCTGGTTTTGGTGTACTTCGGTGA